The following coding sequences lie in one Magnetococcales bacterium genomic window:
- a CDS encoding CHASE domain-containing protein: MESLPKSVSNPRLIPWLLLALGLACTFWYWHHETTRDSDLTRDQFHKLSAALLETARDRLEVHADLSRVMAAWFVSEKEVTGRQWHTFASALTPRGRHPGWLELAFVEPVNETEREDFERETGQLLANPAYRIASDEPRDTYFAVTYHHSLETDHTPFTPGHDIGTEKRRRQTARQAADSGLPLFSPPFLRNGPNSTARTELLRLTPVYRMGMPLTDTSERRHALLGWVAVVYDAGILFQDLFRHEPNQIRVELFDGPSLRPTALIFDSHPDLPTPPDDPDWTVVVRGSEEGIGWTYRFTPGPLFAQYHPKRGSDIVLIAGGLISLALGFAGWSLSSSRERALAQAVAMTRAHRESEERLRRTVLHAPIPIMIHAADGTVILVNRRWSDWSGQALGEISTLNAWLERALLPADRESALTLLDASFPVDAPFKEGELTIVATSGEQRVWIVRSRPMGAMDDPDGLIITMAMDITERKKAEATLLEAKLEAEEANRAKSEFLATMSHEIRTPMNVIVGMAEVLEETDLTPEQRRYVGIFRKAGDNLLELINDILDLSKVEAGRMELELAPFPLRESLQRIMDIMGMRAREKGLDMTLDIAPDVPDLLQGDAKRLRQILINLIGNAVKFTPAGRISIHVIREESLGVGGLGFAVQDTGIGIPKEKQTSVFEAFTQADASTTRQFGGTGLGLAISRRLVDLMGGRMTLESAPGEGSTFRFSAVFEVTEPREDSPHPPCPEGMHWNRVRVLLVDSRTESRLALMRMVAELGCEVEPVPNLSLAASAWRAARYSGRSCRVVVLSFGEHEKAGIETVQRLRGELEQSTLPIIAITAQPPEEETSQDPGLRILTHPVKREALWEALRAVLTAESNDASSHSTQDDPARERALTILVVDDSEDNILLVKAFLKKTPHRLSVAQNGEEAVTRVTSGERFDLVLMDVQMPVMDGYAATRAIRAWERANGHAPIPVIALTAHAFAENERQTLEAGCSEHLTKPITKPRLLAAIDRYAQG, translated from the coding sequence ATGGAAAGTCTACCCAAATCCGTCTCCAATCCCCGCCTGATTCCCTGGCTGCTGCTGGCCCTGGGTCTGGCCTGCACCTTTTGGTATTGGCATCACGAAACCACCCGGGACTCGGATCTGACCCGGGACCAGTTTCACAAGCTCTCCGCCGCGCTGCTGGAAACCGCCCGTGACCGCCTGGAAGTTCACGCGGACCTCTCCCGGGTGATGGCCGCTTGGTTCGTGTCGGAAAAAGAGGTCACAGGCCGACAATGGCATACCTTCGCCTCGGCCCTCACCCCCCGTGGACGCCATCCCGGATGGCTGGAACTGGCCTTCGTGGAACCGGTGAACGAAACCGAACGGGAAGACTTTGAACGGGAAACCGGTCAACTGCTCGCCAATCCCGCCTACCGGATCGCCAGCGACGAACCCCGGGACACCTACTTCGCCGTGACCTATCACCACTCCCTGGAAACCGATCACACGCCGTTCACCCCCGGTCACGACATCGGCACGGAAAAAAGACGCCGTCAGACCGCCCGACAGGCGGCGGATTCCGGACTGCCGCTTTTTTCTCCTCCGTTTCTGCGCAACGGTCCCAACAGCACCGCCCGCACCGAACTGTTGCGACTCACTCCGGTCTACCGCATGGGCATGCCCCTCACCGACACCTCGGAACGGCGTCATGCCCTGCTGGGATGGGTGGCGGTGGTGTATGACGCCGGAATTCTGTTTCAGGATCTGTTCCGTCACGAACCGAATCAAATTCGCGTGGAACTGTTCGACGGTCCCTCCCTGCGGCCCACGGCACTGATTTTCGACTCCCATCCCGACCTCCCCACCCCCCCGGACGATCCGGATTGGACCGTGGTGGTCCGGGGCAGCGAAGAGGGAATCGGCTGGACCTATCGCTTCACGCCGGGTCCACTCTTCGCCCAGTATCACCCGAAACGGGGATCGGATATCGTACTGATCGCCGGGGGTCTGATCAGTCTGGCTTTGGGATTTGCCGGATGGTCGTTGAGTTCCAGCCGGGAACGGGCGCTGGCTCAGGCGGTGGCCATGACCCGGGCCCACCGGGAAAGCGAAGAGCGTTTGCGTCGCACAGTGCTGCACGCACCGATTCCCATCATGATCCACGCGGCGGATGGCACGGTGATTCTGGTCAACCGACGCTGGAGCGACTGGTCGGGTCAGGCCCTGGGGGAAATTTCCACCCTGAACGCCTGGCTGGAACGGGCCTTGCTGCCCGCAGACCGGGAGTCGGCCCTGACGTTGCTGGACGCGAGCTTTCCGGTGGACGCCCCCTTCAAGGAGGGGGAGTTGACCATCGTGGCCACCTCCGGGGAACAGCGGGTCTGGATCGTGCGTTCCCGGCCCATGGGCGCCATGGACGATCCGGATGGCTTGATCATCACCATGGCCATGGACATCACCGAACGCAAAAAGGCCGAAGCCACCCTGCTGGAGGCCAAACTGGAAGCCGAAGAAGCCAACCGGGCCAAAAGCGAATTCCTGGCCACCATGAGCCACGAAATCCGCACCCCGATGAATGTGATCGTGGGCATGGCGGAGGTGCTGGAAGAGACCGATCTCACCCCGGAACAACGACGCTACGTGGGCATTTTCCGCAAGGCCGGCGACAACCTGCTGGAACTGATCAACGACATCCTGGATCTGTCCAAGGTGGAAGCGGGACGCATGGAGTTGGAACTGGCTCCGTTCCCCTTGCGGGAAAGCCTGCAACGCATTATGGACATCATGGGGATGCGGGCCCGGGAAAAAGGATTGGACATGACCCTGGATATCGCGCCCGATGTGCCGGATCTGCTCCAGGGAGACGCCAAGCGGCTGCGTCAGATTCTGATCAATCTCATCGGCAACGCGGTCAAGTTCACGCCTGCGGGACGGATCTCCATTCATGTGATCCGGGAGGAGTCCCTGGGAGTGGGAGGATTGGGGTTTGCGGTGCAAGACACGGGCATCGGCATTCCGAAAGAAAAACAGACGTCAGTCTTCGAGGCCTTCACCCAGGCGGACGCCTCGACCACCCGCCAGTTCGGCGGAACCGGATTGGGCTTGGCCATTTCCCGGCGTCTGGTGGATCTGATGGGGGGACGGATGACCCTGGAAAGCGCACCGGGTGAAGGCAGCACCTTCCGGTTCAGCGCCGTCTTTGAAGTGACCGAACCCCGGGAGGACTCCCCGCATCCCCCCTGTCCCGAGGGGATGCACTGGAACCGGGTACGTGTTTTGCTGGTGGACAGCCGCACGGAAAGCCGTCTGGCCCTCATGCGCATGGTGGCGGAGTTGGGATGCGAGGTGGAACCGGTGCCGAATCTGTCCCTGGCGGCCAGCGCCTGGCGGGCAGCCCGCTATTCCGGGCGGTCGTGCCGGGTGGTGGTACTGTCATTCGGGGAGCATGAAAAAGCGGGGATCGAAACCGTTCAGCGACTGCGCGGAGAACTGGAACAGTCCACCCTGCCCATAATCGCCATCACCGCCCAACCGCCCGAAGAAGAGACATCCCAGGATCCGGGCCTGCGCATCCTGACCCATCCGGTGAAACGTGAAGCGCTCTGGGAGGCGCTCCGGGCCGTGCTGACCGCCGAATCCAACGACGCTTCCAGCCATTCCACCCAGGACGATCCGGCCAGGGAGCGGGCACTGACGATTCTGGTGGTGGACGACTCCGAAGACAACATTTTGTTGGTGAAAGCTTTTTTGAAAAAGACCCCCCACCGGTTGAGCGTGGCCCAAAACGGGGAAGAGGCGGTGACCCGGGTCACTTCGGGAGAGCGTTTCGATCTGGTATTGATGGATGTGCAAATGCCGGTGATGGATGGATATGCCGCCACGCGGGCGATCCGGGCCTGGGAGAGAGCCAATGGACACGCTCCGATACCGGTGATCGCCCTGACCGCCCACGCTTTTGCGGAAAACGAACGTCAAACCCTGGAGGCCGGATGCTCGGAGCATCTGACCAAGCCAATCACCAAGCCCCGTCTGCTGGCGGCCATCGACCGGTATGCCCAGGGCTGA
- the terL gene encoding phage terminase large subunit encodes MNERKEIPSAMMEHGTLVNRRFRQGLAELGSRLQGEIADRVAGVEDGPDGVTRRRAEVERSLRYFAKVYFPHYVSGEDSLLHTWLYERLPRLGKDPGKGTKLALAAPRGEAKSTLITQIFTLWRVITGRSRYIIIIMDAHHQAASMLEAVKAELEANPRLRRDYPDHCGVGRVWREGVAVTRVGIKLQAAGSGARLRGLRHGAARPDLVVCDDLENDDNVRVRAQRDKLETWLKKAVLKLGPPDDSLDVIYVGTILHHDSVLARIMANPLWESRRFQAILRWPDDMALWERWQTVLHHEGEAAADRFYRERRERMDAGVQLSWPGVRSLETLMKIRARDGVDAFDAEMQNQPMRENAPFGALVYWSREGADWLYFGAVDPSMGKSGGRGDPSAILVGGYDRNTGVLHVVEADIRRRSPDRIIEDVVACQARYACRLWVVESVQFQEFFKDELVKRSARVGIPVPARGVKPSRDKGLRIGALQPHVANGLIRFRQDHKTLLDQLRHWGESDAHDDGPDALEMLWRVAREGAGSVGEFIALGESRAGLESQVRRGGEWGGEGFGSVEGGVSWHGF; translated from the coding sequence TTGAATGAACGAAAGGAAATCCCCTCGGCAATGATGGAGCATGGCACTCTGGTCAACAGGCGCTTCCGGCAGGGTTTGGCGGAACTCGGTTCCCGTTTGCAAGGGGAGATCGCGGATCGGGTGGCGGGCGTGGAAGACGGTCCGGACGGGGTCACCCGGCGACGGGCGGAGGTGGAGCGGTCGCTGCGTTATTTCGCCAAGGTCTATTTCCCCCATTATGTCTCCGGGGAGGACAGTCTGCTGCACACCTGGCTGTACGAACGGTTGCCGCGTCTGGGCAAAGATCCGGGAAAAGGAACCAAATTGGCCTTGGCCGCTCCCCGCGGCGAGGCGAAATCCACCCTGATCACCCAGATTTTCACCCTGTGGCGGGTGATCACCGGTCGCAGTCGCTACATCATCATCATCATGGACGCCCACCATCAGGCCGCTTCCATGCTCGAAGCGGTCAAGGCGGAACTGGAGGCCAATCCCCGCCTGCGACGGGATTATCCGGATCATTGCGGCGTGGGTCGGGTGTGGCGGGAGGGTGTGGCGGTGACCCGGGTGGGGATCAAGTTGCAGGCGGCAGGCTCCGGGGCGCGGCTGCGGGGATTGCGTCACGGGGCGGCCCGGCCGGATCTGGTGGTGTGCGACGATCTGGAAAACGACGACAACGTGCGGGTTCGCGCCCAGCGGGACAAACTGGAAACCTGGCTGAAAAAGGCCGTCTTGAAACTCGGACCCCCGGACGACTCTTTGGATGTGATCTATGTGGGGACCATTTTGCATCACGATTCGGTGCTGGCGCGGATCATGGCCAATCCCTTGTGGGAGTCGCGCCGGTTTCAGGCGATCCTGCGTTGGCCCGACGACATGGCCTTGTGGGAACGGTGGCAGACGGTGTTGCACCACGAGGGAGAGGCGGCGGCGGATCGGTTTTACCGGGAGCGCCGGGAACGGATGGATGCCGGGGTCCAGCTCTCCTGGCCCGGGGTGCGGAGTCTGGAGACCTTGATGAAAATCCGCGCCCGGGATGGGGTCGATGCCTTCGACGCGGAAATGCAGAATCAGCCCATGCGGGAAAACGCGCCGTTCGGGGCGTTGGTGTATTGGAGCCGGGAGGGGGCGGATTGGCTGTATTTCGGGGCGGTGGACCCATCCATGGGCAAGTCGGGGGGGAGGGGAGATCCCTCGGCGATTCTGGTGGGGGGCTACGACCGCAATACCGGAGTCTTGCATGTGGTGGAGGCGGATATACGGCGTCGTTCTCCGGATCGGATCATCGAGGATGTCGTCGCCTGTCAGGCCCGTTACGCCTGTCGGTTGTGGGTGGTGGAGTCGGTGCAGTTTCAGGAGTTCTTCAAAGACGAACTGGTGAAACGGTCGGCGCGGGTGGGGATTCCGGTGCCGGCCCGGGGGGTCAAGCCCTCCCGGGACAAGGGATTGCGCATCGGCGCCTTGCAACCCCATGTGGCCAATGGTTTGATCCGTTTCCGTCAGGATCACAAGACCTTGCTGGATCAATTGCGTCACTGGGGGGAGTCGGATGCCCACGACGACGGACCCGACGCTTTGGAAATGCTGTGGCGGGTGGCCCGGGAGGGGGCGGGAAGCGTGGGGGAGTTCATCGCTTTGGGGGAGTCGCGGGCGGGTCTGGAGTCCCAGGTGCGTCGGGGTGGGGAGTGGGGTGGAGAGGGGTTCGGCAGCGTGGAGGGCGGCGTCTCCTGGCATGGATTCTAG
- a CDS encoding GNAT family N-acetyltransferase: MTVKLGAPEPLSPIHRLDGFDCGESVLDEWLKRRAMANQLSGASRTFVVVNQDGRICGYYALAAGAVSHQMATGAVRRNMPDPIPVLVLARLAVDRREQGRHLGAALLQDAVNRAVAVSHNAGVRSLLVHALHDRAKEFYQHYGFQESPVHPMTLMLLLHKPLRGMTENKQCVGS, translated from the coding sequence ATGACGGTGAAGCTGGGGGCACCGGAACCGCTCTCCCCAATACACCGCCTGGACGGTTTCGACTGCGGCGAGAGTGTCCTGGATGAGTGGCTGAAGCGGCGGGCGATGGCCAACCAGTTAAGCGGTGCCAGTCGGACGTTTGTGGTGGTCAATCAGGATGGCCGGATTTGCGGCTATTATGCCCTGGCGGCTGGTGCCGTCTCGCACCAGATGGCCACAGGTGCAGTGAGGCGCAACATGCCGGATCCTATCCCGGTGCTGGTGTTGGCCCGCCTCGCGGTGGACCGCCGTGAGCAAGGCAGACACCTGGGGGCCGCTTTGTTGCAGGATGCTGTCAATCGGGCGGTGGCCGTGTCGCATAACGCCGGGGTCAGATCACTGCTGGTGCATGCCCTCCATGACCGGGCCAAAGAATTTTACCAGCACTATGGTTTTCAGGAGTCTCCGGTGCATCCGATGACCCTCATGTTGCTCCTGCATAAACCCTTGAGGGGCATGACCGAGAACAAACAGTGCGTGGGCAGTTGA
- a CDS encoding DUF1778 domain-containing protein, translating to MRDAAINLRVLAEQRDLIDYAAQLLGKTRSDFMLEAACDRAQAVVLDQVFFSLDAEKYRQFIQLLDAPPAHNPGLERLMAVQTPWESAAQS from the coding sequence ATGCGTGATGCCGCCATCAATCTGCGGGTACTGGCCGAGCAACGGGATCTCATTGACTACGCCGCGCAGTTGCTCGGTAAAACCCGCTCAGACTTCATGCTCGAAGCTGCGTGCGACCGGGCGCAGGCGGTAGTCCTCGACCAGGTTTTCTTCAGTCTGGATGCCGAAAAGTATCGGCAGTTTATCCAACTCCTGGACGCACCACCTGCCCACAATCCGGGGCTGGAACGACTCATGGCGGTCCAGACTCCCTGGGAATCGGCCGCCCAGTCATGA
- the gyrB gene encoding DNA topoisomerase (ATP-hydrolyzing) subunit B encodes MTISEENALAANAAGEYGADSIKVLKGLEAVRKRPGMYIGDTDDGTGLHHMVFEVVDNAIDETLAGYCDRIDVVLRSDGAVTVRDNGRGIPTEIHQEEGRSAAEVIMTVLHAGGKFDQNSYKVSGGLHGVGVSVVNALSAHLELTIRRNGEVWHQEYREGDPVAPIRRIGETKGTGTEVTFRPSLQVFTDVTFSFDILSQRLRELSFLNSGVNIRIREEATEKEHHFHYEGGIRSFVEHLNRARTPLMTPPIYFSELRGIIQVDAALQWNDSYQENVYCFTNNIPQRDGGTHLIGFRSALTRILNQYALSMGLLKKDKGATLAGEDCREGLTAVLSIKVPDPKFSSQTKEKLVSSEVRTAVEGVMAEHLATYFEEHPQEARRILAKTVEAATAREAARKARELTRRKSALEISSLPGKLADCQEKDPALSELYLVEGDSAGGSAKQARDRKFQAILPLKGKILNVEKARFDKMLSSAEVGTLITALGTGIGAEEYNLAKLRYHRIIIMTDADVDGSHIRTLLLTFFFRQFPDIIEHGYLYIAQPPLYRLARGKTVRYLKDEEALVEVLMEGGLEGLELLTDEGVMPAGELEGVIREARRYQVLLDRLSRRFDRRVVAAAVERAKVTPENLTGLETAQETAGRLREALEKEDGAGRLTVLVEPDAELENAHVLVIRRTVHGVSVEMRLDGELVRSPEYREMSQLSGRIGSRLGERARLRKGSQETLVTGLESLLSQVMAEGRKGLSIQRYKGLGEMNPEQLWETTMDPKIRILLQVRVEDAIEVDSVFTTLMGDAVEPRREFIQANALNVVNLDV; translated from the coding sequence ATGACCATATCGGAAGAAAACGCCCTGGCCGCCAACGCGGCTGGCGAGTACGGCGCAGACAGCATCAAGGTCCTCAAAGGGTTGGAGGCGGTTCGCAAACGTCCAGGCATGTACATCGGCGATACCGATGACGGCACCGGATTGCATCACATGGTGTTCGAGGTGGTGGACAACGCCATCGACGAAACCCTGGCCGGCTATTGCGACCGGATCGATGTGGTGTTGCGCAGCGATGGCGCCGTGACCGTGCGGGACAACGGACGGGGTATTCCCACCGAAATCCATCAGGAGGAGGGCCGGTCCGCAGCCGAGGTGATCATGACCGTGCTGCACGCGGGAGGCAAGTTCGATCAGAACTCCTACAAGGTGTCGGGAGGTCTGCACGGGGTGGGGGTGTCGGTGGTCAACGCCCTCTCCGCACACCTGGAACTCACCATCCGTCGCAACGGCGAAGTGTGGCATCAGGAGTATCGGGAAGGGGATCCGGTGGCCCCGATCCGGCGCATCGGCGAAACCAAGGGAACCGGTACCGAAGTGACCTTCCGGCCCAGTCTCCAGGTTTTCACCGATGTGACTTTTTCCTTCGACATCCTCTCCCAGCGTCTGCGGGAGCTGTCGTTTCTCAACTCCGGGGTGAACATCCGGATCCGGGAAGAGGCCACGGAAAAAGAGCATCATTTCCATTACGAAGGGGGCATCCGCTCCTTTGTCGAGCATCTCAACCGGGCCCGTACCCCGTTGATGACCCCGCCGATCTATTTTTCCGAATTGCGCGGTATCATTCAGGTCGATGCCGCATTGCAGTGGAACGACTCCTATCAGGAAAATGTCTACTGTTTCACCAACAACATTCCCCAGCGGGACGGAGGCACCCATCTGATCGGGTTTCGTTCCGCCCTGACGCGGATTCTCAATCAATACGCCTTGTCCATGGGCCTGCTCAAAAAGGACAAGGGGGCGACTTTGGCGGGTGAGGATTGTCGCGAAGGGTTGACGGCGGTGTTGTCGATCAAGGTGCCGGATCCCAAATTCTCGTCCCAGACCAAGGAAAAATTGGTCTCTTCCGAGGTGCGCACCGCGGTCGAAGGGGTGATGGCCGAGCATCTGGCCACCTATTTCGAGGAGCATCCCCAGGAGGCCAGACGGATTCTGGCCAAGACGGTGGAAGCGGCCACGGCCCGTGAGGCGGCCCGCAAGGCCCGGGAGTTGACCCGTCGCAAGAGCGCTTTGGAAATCTCCTCGCTGCCCGGCAAGCTGGCGGACTGTCAGGAGAAGGATCCGGCCTTGAGCGAACTGTATCTGGTGGAGGGGGACTCCGCAGGCGGTTCGGCCAAACAGGCCCGGGATCGGAAATTCCAGGCCATTTTGCCGCTGAAAGGCAAGATCCTCAACGTGGAGAAGGCCCGTTTCGACAAGATGCTTTCGTCGGCGGAGGTGGGTACCCTGATCACCGCCTTGGGAACCGGCATCGGCGCCGAGGAGTACAACCTCGCCAAATTGCGTTATCATCGCATCATCATCATGACCGACGCGGACGTGGACGGTTCTCACATCCGCACGTTGTTGTTGACCTTTTTCTTCCGGCAGTTCCCGGACATCATCGAGCATGGATATCTGTACATCGCCCAGCCGCCTTTGTATCGTCTGGCCCGGGGCAAGACGGTCCGTTATCTCAAGGACGAAGAGGCGCTGGTGGAAGTGTTGATGGAAGGGGGACTGGAGGGGTTGGAACTCCTCACCGATGAGGGAGTGATGCCCGCCGGGGAGTTGGAAGGGGTGATCCGGGAGGCGCGACGTTATCAGGTATTGCTGGATCGGCTCTCCCGTCGTTTCGACCGTCGGGTGGTGGCCGCGGCGGTGGAACGGGCCAAGGTGACTCCGGAGAATCTCACCGGTCTGGAGACCGCCCAGGAGACCGCCGGACGGTTGCGGGAGGCCTTGGAGAAGGAGGATGGGGCGGGTCGTCTGACGGTGCTGGTGGAACCGGATGCGGAACTGGAGAATGCCCACGTTCTGGTGATCCGACGGACTGTACACGGGGTATCGGTGGAGATGCGTCTGGATGGGGAACTGGTCCGTTCGCCGGAGTATCGGGAGATGTCCCAGTTGTCCGGGCGGATCGGATCGCGTTTGGGAGAACGGGCCCGGTTGCGCAAGGGGAGCCAGGAGACGCTTGTAACCGGGTTGGAATCCTTGTTGAGCCAGGTGATGGCCGAGGGGCGCAAGGGATTGTCGATCCAGCGTTACAAAGGCTTGGGTGAAATGAATCCCGAGCAGCTCTGGGAGACCACCATGGATCCCAAGATTCGTATTTTGTTGCAGGTGCGGGTGGAAGATGCCATCGAGGTGGATTCGGTCTTCACCACCCTGATGGGAGACGCGGTGGAGCCGCGGCGGGAGTTCATCCAGGCCAATGCGTTGAATGTCGTCAATCTGGATGTGTGA
- a CDS encoding methylated-DNA--[protein]-cysteine S-methyltransferase, with product MCDFVTPIGEFWLHTRDHGIVALSVDPPDQPGSEVLCRLVGGWLQDYFSGAAPSLAALPLRPEGTAFQQRVWEAMRTIPAGRVESYGSLARRLGSAPRAVGRALALNPIPILLPCHRVVAADGDLTGYSGPGGVASKRFLLTLEGLPILEKKAGFRVAPPLDV from the coding sequence ATGTGTGATTTCGTCACCCCGATTGGAGAATTCTGGCTGCACACCCGTGATCACGGGATTGTCGCCCTGTCGGTCGATCCGCCGGATCAACCCGGATCCGAGGTTTTATGTCGTCTGGTGGGGGGGTGGTTGCAGGATTATTTTTCCGGCGCCGCTCCCTCCCTGGCGGCGCTGCCCCTGCGCCCTGAAGGGACCGCCTTTCAGCAACGGGTCTGGGAGGCGATGCGGACCATTCCCGCGGGCCGGGTCGAAAGTTACGGTTCCCTGGCCCGGCGTCTCGGTTCGGCTCCCCGGGCCGTGGGTCGCGCTTTGGCCCTCAATCCCATTCCGATTCTGCTGCCGTGTCATCGGGTGGTGGCGGCGGATGGGGATCTGACGGGCTACAGTGGGCCAGGGGGCGTGGCCTCCAAACGGTTTCTCCTTACCCTGGAAGGCCTCCCCATCCTCGAAAAAAAAGCAGGCTTTCGGGTGGCGCCGCCACTTGACGTGTGA
- a CDS encoding type II toxin-antitoxin system PemK/MazF family toxin has translation MVLSISCHMHLLVTDRNATKNRPALVLSDPGRFNTVAGHAVMAMITSSDNAPWPLDCPITDLATAGLPSPSKVRFKLFTLDHRLVRGMLGQLASSDAEVVNAGLASLLGGADL, from the coding sequence ATGGTTTTATCAATCTCTTGCCACATGCATCTCCTCGTCACTGACCGCAACGCCACCAAGAACCGTCCTGCCCTGGTTCTCTCCGATCCGGGGCGCTTCAATACGGTGGCCGGCCATGCGGTCATGGCCATGATCACTTCGTCAGACAATGCGCCCTGGCCCCTCGATTGCCCGATCACTGATCTGGCTACCGCAGGTTTGCCCTCCCCCTCCAAGGTGCGCTTCAAGCTCTTCACCCTGGACCATCGACTGGTGCGGGGCATGCTTGGACAGCTTGCATCTTCGGACGCTGAAGTGGTCAACGCAGGGCTGGCCAGTTTGCTCGGTGGTGCCGACCTGTAA
- a CDS encoding phosphoribosyltransferase — protein sequence MIMTKLPTLGVSIKPNGGAHTFASDPDWMPAKKLGDAQAAYRFAQRHWTPKLTDAFKEQLDHSANLLFISQPSTSGVNVLPTGLAETLAMVHGGRFLDGERHFRAYHLTESKNIPPERRVLHRRDYELRDPERLRVLTCGKIVVVVDDIFTSGGSAGQLIRTLQEAGISVQAVVGYVGDTRLNPDPQTISALQNAIRHTHMNIKGKDLAALLTRAEVRGLTRLIHDARTSESIQTIARDLQGLLFGGVDPGVGTDPQPPGGTP from the coding sequence ATGATTATGACCAAGCTTCCCACTCTTGGTGTCTCCATCAAGCCGAATGGCGGGGCGCACACCTTTGCGTCGGATCCCGATTGGATGCCCGCCAAAAAGCTGGGGGATGCCCAGGCGGCCTATCGTTTTGCCCAGCGGCATTGGACCCCCAAGCTGACGGACGCGTTCAAGGAACAACTGGATCATTCGGCCAACCTGTTGTTCATTTCCCAGCCCAGCACCAGCGGGGTCAACGTGTTGCCGACCGGCTTGGCGGAAACGTTGGCCATGGTCCATGGAGGCCGGTTTCTGGACGGAGAGCGTCATTTCCGGGCGTACCATCTGACGGAGTCCAAGAACATTCCCCCGGAACGGCGTGTTTTGCATCGGAGGGATTATGAACTCCGCGATCCGGAGCGACTGCGCGTCCTGACCTGCGGAAAAATAGTGGTGGTTGTCGATGATATTTTTACATCCGGTGGCTCTGCCGGGCAACTCATCCGTACCTTGCAGGAGGCTGGAATTTCGGTTCAAGCGGTGGTGGGGTATGTCGGGGATACCCGTTTGAACCCGGATCCGCAAACCATCTCCGCATTGCAGAATGCCATCCGGCACACCCACATGAACATCAAAGGCAAAGACTTGGCTGCCCTCCTGACACGGGCCGAAGTGCGGGGTCTCACGAGGTTGATCCACGATGCGCGAACTTCTGAATCCATCCAAACCATTGCCCGCGACCTACAAGGGTTACTCTTCGGAGGCGTTGATCCAGGTGTGGGAACAGATCCGCAGCCCCCAGGGGGCACCCCTTGA